In Lactuca sativa cultivar Salinas chromosome 5, Lsat_Salinas_v11, whole genome shotgun sequence, the DNA window AGCATTTGTGTCTATGCTGAATGAAAGATATGGTGTGAGGAATGTAGTAAATTTGTAATCATTGGAAACAAAGTGAGAGAAGGAAAAATTGAAACAATCATTATGCACTGAACCTTCAGGAATGGAGGAATTAACTTGACTTGGAGATGATATATTGTGTTGAGACAAAAGTTGCAGCAGTTGATTGTATTGATCTTGAGAAACAGCATTAAAAGAATCTATTATTGCAACTTGAACACTGGACTTAGGGTCTTCTTTCTTTGACtgtgtgaatttgaatgttgaaggAAATCCGATCAAAAGATAACATTGTGACTTAGAATGACATGTTTTCTTATAATGAGTACAAACTAGATATTTCTTGGAGTAGTTTGGTAAAGAATTATTGGAAACATTCATTAAAATTGTCTCAAGATTGATCATAGAAGGAAGATTCATTTCTTTCTGCCTCTCCTCTTGAATAACCATGGAATAAGCAGTCAAAATGCTTGGTAATAGTTTCATCAAAAGGATTTAAACTTGAATGATCTTATAAGTGTCTTTCAAACCCATAAGCAACTGTATCAGGCATTGAACATTAAGGTACTTCATAATACCTGATACAGCAGCACAAGTGCAAGCAGGAATACTCTGAACAATTCGAAGCTCATCCCAGATTTTGCTAATTTTGGTGAAATAAGTCGAGAAGTCATCAATGCCTTGAGAGAATGAGTACAATTGATGTTGAATATGATAAATAAGTGAACCATTATCTTGTTCATAGCGACTATTAAGTTCTTCCCAGATGTCATTAGCAATTGGTAGAAAGATCAAACTCTTAGCAATGTTGCGATGAAAGGGGTTTaataaccaccttatgatcatgGAGTTAACCCTTGACCAATTAGGAAGAAGCGGATAAACATCAGATGGTTTTTGAGAACTTAAATAAACAAAAGTGAGTTTATTCTTTGCAAAGAGTGTGATGATCATGGATCGCTTCCATGTGGAAAATCCAATTCTAGTGAAGACATTCAAAATAAGTAAAGCATTTGGATTGTTAGAAGATCCAAGATAAAGTGGATTGGATATATCAATGATTATTGATTGAGTAAATGGAACCGAATTATCAGATGTGTATATACTTAACATATGTTAGAAGATCCAAGATAAAGTGGATTGTAACAAACTCTTTTAACAGCTACTTAACTATTACTTTAACGTCTTGACCATACTTAACATATGTTAAGTATGATAACAGTGGCCGAGACAGAGAGCTAGATGTGTAGGTTAAAGGTGGTGATTGATGGAAGAGACGGTGggggtggtgatggtgggtggTGGCACAATTTAGGTGTGGTGGTGTAGAGTAATTTTAATAGTCGTGGTTGGGAAGATTGGTGCAGCGCCAACGACTGGTGGTTGGTTGTGTACTCTAACAGAGGGGATTTAAATTGTTGAAAATCAGCAACGTGATGACGatgactgtaacatcccaaaatcataggtaaaattttcatttttaattcaacccaaACCATGAAATATTCATATCAAACCATCCAATAGTATGTCATAATAATATAGTTATCAAAGTAcaattcccaaaatcataaaagtgcggaaaacatgggtggatacgctgcgatcaagtcgagcccttccctttcgaactggaagtacttgaaacataaacttaaaccgtaagcacaaagcttagtgagttcccccaaataccacataccacacatatcgTAAACACATCATACATGCATATCATGCTAAAACCTGtaatgggtctatttcacccttgaGTTCCTT includes these proteins:
- the LOC111904500 gene encoding uncharacterized protein LOC111904500, translating into MLSIYTSDNSVPFTQSIIIDISNPLYLGSSNNPNALLILNVFTRIGFSTWKRSMIITLFAKNKLTFVYLSSQKPSDVYPLLPNWSRVNSMIIRWLLNPFHRNIAKSLIFLPIANDIWEELNSRYEQDNGSLIYHIQHQLYSFSQGIDDFSTYFTKISKIWDELRIVQSIPACTCAAVSGIMKYLNVQCLIQLLMGLKDTYKIIQV